Genomic DNA from Neisseria lisongii:
AATGGGCGGCTGGCTGGGTTAGCTTGGTTTGGTAACGCAGTCAGCGGTGGCTGATTTTGTCCGACAACCCGACTTCGTGCGGATTGATGCGGGCATGGTCTTCCTGCCCCAAACCAATCAGGCGGCGCAGGCGGGTGATGTAGGCATTGACATCCAACCCTTTGCCGTAGCGCTGCGCTTCCCATAAAGTTTCCGCCAAAGCGTCCATCATCTCGTGTTCCGCTTTGACCCAGTCGCCGCCGTGTTGCGCACATAATGTTTGATGAATGGCACGAATCCCCGGCGGCTGGTCGATGGCGGCCTGTTCCTGCAGCGACAAATGCAGCGACATATGCAGAAACGGGTTGCTCTCGCCTTCGTCGGGCAACCAGTTTTTATCCAGATAACGTTCGATGTCGGCCAGATAATGCTGGTATTCGGGGTGGGCTTCGATAATGCGCAGCGCTTTTTGCTGCAAACCGTCTAGCTGCAGCGGCTGGAAACGCTGCTGCCAAACGCCGGCGAAAAAGCGGCGCACATCGTGGGTATTGACATCATACATGGTTTGATATTCGGGAAAACACAATCAGAGCATTGTACCGCAAAGCCGGATAAAAAATATACGGCAAAATTACCCTGCCGCCGTTGCGGTTTCCGTGTTTTTTGGTACAATACGGCATAGGATTTACAGCAAGCCGCCATCGGGCGGCTTGCATTTATTTTGACTGTATTCGGATTCGGCCGCCGCCGTGTCCGCAGATGAAAAACACATTCAAAGCGGCTGCGCCGTTTTGCGGAGATGATTATGCAGAAGATTCCATTAACG
This window encodes:
- a CDS encoding DUF1841 family protein; the encoded protein is MYDVNTHDVRRFFAGVWQQRFQPLQLDGLQQKALRIIEAHPEYQHYLADIERYLDKNWLPDEGESNPFLHMSLHLSLQEQAAIDQPPGIRAIHQTLCAQHGGDWVKAEHEMMDALAETLWEAQRYGKGLDVNAYITRLRRLIGLGQEDHARINPHEVGLSDKISHR